In Planctomycetia bacterium, one DNA window encodes the following:
- a CDS encoding universal stress protein: MKLERILFPTDFSELSLHALTYARSFAESYKAELHVLHVVDDAYQYWMPMGPGSVPVGPPMEELISLANSELGKFAREHLNGASFKIVTASAAGRPFMEIIKYARDRAIDMIVMGTHGRSGLRHALLGSVVEKVVRKAPCPVLTIRDPRHEFEMP, from the coding sequence ATGAAACTCGAACGCATTCTTTTCCCGACCGACTTTTCCGAGTTGTCGCTGCACGCGCTGACGTACGCGCGCTCCTTTGCGGAGTCTTACAAAGCCGAGTTGCACGTGCTGCACGTCGTTGATGATGCATATCAATACTGGATGCCGATGGGGCCGGGCAGCGTGCCGGTCGGGCCGCCGATGGAAGAGCTGATCAGCCTCGCCAACAGCGAACTTGGCAAGTTCGCGCGGGAACACCTGAACGGCGCCTCGTTCAAAATCGTCACCGCGTCGGCTGCCGGGCGGCCGTTCATGGAGATTATCAAGTACGCACGGGATCGCGCCATCGATATGATCGTCATGGGCACGCACGGTCGCAGCGGCCTGCGCCACGCGTTGCTAGGCAGCGTGGTGGAGAAAGTCGTGCGCAAAGCACCTTGCCCCGTGCTGACGATCCGCGATCCCAGGCACGAATTTGAGATGCCATAA
- the tmk gene encoding dTMP kinase yields the protein MKRSTPHGHPEPPFDLTRLRGKFIVFDGVDGAGKGAQIKRLHEALRSAGLTVVMARDPGGTVIGDRIRHVLLDYDLSAMDVRCEAFLFMASRAQLVREVIDPALAAGHVVLCDRFVSATCAYQGAAGYDPKRVIELARFAIDNTWPDLTIVIDLPPDTGFSRTGRKSHAERLNEQKKKGAVGHPVLFHDAHTDAMEARPMEFHQKVRQMFLDLPGLYPRPMAIVDGHGSVEEVEARVMEALARAF from the coding sequence ATGAAGCGATCCACGCCGCACGGGCATCCTGAACCGCCGTTTGATCTCACGCGCCTGCGGGGGAAGTTCATCGTCTTCGACGGCGTCGACGGCGCCGGCAAGGGCGCGCAGATCAAGCGCCTGCACGAGGCGCTTCGTTCCGCCGGGTTGACCGTCGTGATGGCGCGCGATCCGGGCGGCACGGTGATCGGCGATCGGATCCGCCATGTGCTATTGGATTACGACCTGTCGGCGATGGATGTGCGCTGCGAGGCGTTCCTGTTCATGGCGTCGCGAGCGCAGCTGGTGCGCGAGGTGATCGATCCGGCCCTGGCGGCAGGGCACGTCGTACTTTGTGATCGATTCGTCTCGGCGACCTGCGCCTATCAGGGCGCGGCCGGCTACGACCCGAAGCGTGTCATCGAGCTGGCGCGATTCGCCATCGACAACACGTGGCCTGATCTGACGATCGTGATCGACCTGCCGCCGGACACGGGTTTCAGCCGCACGGGGCGCAAATCCCATGCCGAGCGACTGAACGAGCAGAAGAAGAAGGGCGCCGTCGGCCACCCCGTCCTGTTTCACGACGCCCACACCGACGCGATGGAAGCGCGACCGATGGAGTTTCACCAGAAGGTTCGTCAGATGTTTCTCGATTTGCCCGGTCTGTATCCGCGGCCGATGGCCATTGTCGACGGCCACGGCAGCGTGGAAGAAGTGGAGGCGCGCGTGATGGAGGCATTGGCCCGTGCCTTTTGA
- the lipA gene encoding lipoyl synthase, which yields MVRLNVLPAPRPGGPRLPPWLKKRLPTGEVLLQTRGIVERSGVATVCEEAHCPNLIECWSKRHATFMILGDKCTRRCLFCAVDTAKPDPPEADEPIRLAKAVAELSLRHVVITAVARDDLPDEGAGHFAQCVRGIRAAVPDCAIEVLPADFHARDELLQTLCDAGPDIYNHNQETVERLSPFIRPAARYRRSLDVLRRVKEIRPSLFTKSGLMVGLGETRAELTRTMQDLRDVGVDILTVGQYLRPSDLHVPVVRYVPPEEFEAIGREARDMGFLSVASGPFVRSSYNADAVYEAIHAARAS from the coding sequence ATGGTGCGACTGAACGTACTCCCGGCTCCCAGGCCCGGCGGCCCGCGCCTGCCGCCTTGGCTCAAAAAGCGGCTGCCCACCGGGGAGGTTCTGCTGCAAACGCGCGGCATCGTCGAGCGGTCCGGCGTGGCCACCGTCTGCGAAGAGGCGCACTGCCCGAATCTCATCGAGTGCTGGTCGAAGCGCCATGCCACGTTCATGATTCTTGGCGACAAGTGCACACGGCGCTGCCTCTTCTGTGCCGTGGACACCGCCAAACCCGATCCGCCCGAGGCTGATGAGCCGATTCGGCTTGCCAAGGCCGTCGCGGAATTAAGCCTGCGCCACGTGGTCATCACCGCCGTCGCGCGCGACGATCTGCCCGACGAAGGGGCCGGGCATTTCGCCCAATGTGTGCGCGGGATTCGCGCCGCCGTGCCTGATTGCGCCATCGAAGTCCTGCCGGCCGACTTTCATGCGCGCGACGAGTTGTTGCAGACCCTGTGTGACGCCGGTCCGGACATTTACAACCACAACCAGGAAACGGTCGAGCGCCTGTCGCCGTTTATTCGACCCGCCGCGCGCTATCGCCGCAGCCTCGACGTGCTTCGCCGCGTCAAAGAGATTCGCCCGTCGCTCTTCACCAAGAGCGGTCTGATGGTGGGGCTGGGCGAGACGCGCGCCGAACTGACGCGCACAATGCAGGACCTTCGCGACGTGGGCGTCGACATCCTGACCGTCGGCCAGTATCTTCGGCCGTCCGACTTGCATGTGCCGGTGGTCCGGTACGTGCCGCCGGAGGAGTTCGAGGCGATCGGCCGCGAGGCGCGCGACATGGGCTTTTTGTCCGTGGCGAGCGGTCCGTTTGTCCGGTCCAGTTACAACGCCGACGCCGTTTATGAAGCGATCCACGCCGCACGGGCATCCTGA
- a CDS encoding DNA polymerase III subunit, whose translation MPFDDVKHQGIARDRVRRALQSGRMPHAYLFTGRPGVGRQMFAERLAQYLLCAARQDDAAEADGGGLFSSASEPMQSPAKTPAPDACGTCEDCRMFAAGTHPDYHPIYRGLNRHHPDKLVQKRKALEHSVEVIRHFLLDAVTLRPSRGRAKVFLVSEAERLSIGAQNAMLKTLEEPPGHSYLILIASSADELLPTTRSRCHHVAFQALPTDYIVQELIARGATAPDEARFLAALSQGSLGAALQLTRGGVVAQRDAVMASLRGVTADPLGTSRQWQELAKLLTGFKPPDETDNEDEADEAPAAKSKRSIAPLKPKGDDAADDDDEDADDGDEIETGPDARTVREGQQLLLAVLGALLGDALRAAAGVLPHALTEEGQARAIAAGASPRRIGEAIRAVSAAERQLELNANVGLVFDALAIAMARAMGARAA comes from the coding sequence GTGCCTTTTGACGATGTGAAACACCAGGGCATCGCGCGCGACCGTGTGCGCCGGGCGCTGCAATCGGGGCGCATGCCGCATGCGTACCTGTTCACGGGGCGACCGGGCGTGGGGAGGCAGATGTTCGCCGAGCGGCTGGCGCAGTACCTGCTCTGCGCGGCGCGGCAGGACGACGCAGCCGAAGCCGATGGCGGCGGATTGTTCTCGTCGGCGAGTGAGCCGATGCAATCGCCAGCCAAGACGCCGGCGCCAGATGCCTGCGGCACGTGCGAGGACTGTCGCATGTTCGCAGCCGGGACGCACCCGGATTATCACCCGATCTACCGCGGCTTGAATCGTCATCACCCCGACAAGCTTGTGCAGAAGCGCAAGGCCCTGGAGCATTCCGTCGAGGTCATTCGCCATTTCCTGCTGGACGCGGTGACGCTGCGGCCGTCGCGCGGGCGGGCGAAGGTTTTCCTCGTGTCGGAGGCCGAGCGGTTGAGCATTGGGGCGCAGAATGCCATGCTGAAGACACTTGAGGAGCCACCGGGCCACAGCTATTTGATCCTCATCGCATCCAGCGCCGACGAGCTGTTGCCGACGACGCGATCACGCTGTCATCATGTGGCGTTTCAGGCGTTGCCGACGGATTACATCGTGCAGGAACTGATCGCGCGCGGCGCGACGGCTCCGGACGAAGCCCGCTTTCTTGCCGCGCTGTCGCAGGGGAGTCTCGGCGCGGCCCTGCAACTCACGCGCGGCGGGGTCGTGGCGCAGCGTGATGCCGTCATGGCGTCATTGCGGGGCGTAACGGCTGACCCGCTTGGCACCAGCCGGCAGTGGCAGGAACTGGCCAAGCTGCTGACCGGATTCAAACCGCCGGACGAGACCGACAACGAGGACGAGGCCGATGAAGCACCGGCCGCCAAATCGAAGCGCTCCATCGCGCCGCTCAAACCCAAGGGTGACGATGCCGCTGATGACGACGACGAGGATGCGGACGATGGCGATGAGATCGAAACCGGCCCGGACGCGCGAACCGTCCGCGAGGGACAGCAGCTGTTGCTGGCGGTTTTGGGAGCGCTACTGGGAGATGCGCTGCGGGCTGCGGCAGGCGTCTTGCCACACGCGCTGACGGAGGAGGGGCAGGCGAGGGCGATCGCTGCGGGCGCCTCGCCGCGGCGCATCGGCGAGGCGATTCGCGCGGTGTCGGCCGCCGAGCGCCAGTTGGAACTGAACGCCAACGTCGGATTGGTGTTCGATGCGCTGGCGATTGCCATGGCCCGCGCGATGGGCGCCCGCGCGGCATGA
- a CDS encoding TIR domain-containing protein codes for MHEHAGHDHDEHDDRLDAASPDSPVKDAAAPADYSAEDVKVYLCFDPEQLSCAEKLLEFPVVNHDLTAYVARAAVPIESPGAEPHKRATREQLARCNIVLCVISYLTAQSDWVNWELQTARDATPRPLFVGVLLHEYDEIPEPMRNAGGMFTRYRRQNIAAAIDWVMTEKKTTDDYTQWED; via the coding sequence ATGCACGAGCACGCCGGCCACGATCATGATGAACACGACGACAGGCTGGACGCTGCGTCGCCGGATTCCCCGGTCAAAGACGCCGCCGCGCCGGCTGATTACTCCGCCGAAGATGTGAAGGTGTATCTCTGTTTCGACCCCGAGCAGCTTTCCTGCGCCGAAAAGCTGCTCGAATTCCCCGTCGTGAACCATGACCTCACGGCGTACGTCGCGCGAGCGGCCGTGCCCATCGAATCACCCGGCGCCGAACCGCACAAGCGGGCGACGCGCGAGCAACTGGCGCGGTGCAACATCGTTCTGTGCGTCATCTCGTACCTGACGGCCCAGAGCGACTGGGTCAACTGGGAGTTGCAAACGGCTCGCGACGCCACGCCGCGGCCGCTGTTCGTCGGCGTCCTGCTGCACGAGTACGACGAGATTCCCGAGCCGATGCGCAACGCCGGCGGCATGTTCACGCGCTACCGCAGACAGAACATCGCCGCGGCCATCGACTGGGTGATGACGGAGAAAAAAACGACGGATGACTATACGCAGTGGGAAGACTGA
- a CDS encoding PEP-CTERM sorting domain-containing protein, whose protein sequence is MYKTLTTLSAALVLCALSSQSQAALITFTGGTVYRLNSTTETTNNLVSWDNVDYYEEGGFRIDFIPNSGSAGFASHIGNYYGAGNDVIHIHWATGDFGGVTAVEITKIGGGAFDINYFDLTSNTDTGGSFASGNELAWVEGFLAGNPVAGPFLLPQEDWGFPATQVGLGAAFDNVDMVRFYVTNTVDCFGMDQFFIDEVPEPASLGLFALAGCLALRRRRSRC, encoded by the coding sequence ATGTATAAAACACTCACTACCTTGTCGGCCGCCCTTGTTCTGTGCGCATTGAGCTCCCAATCACAAGCCGCATTGATTACGTTTACCGGCGGCACGGTCTATCGACTCAATTCGACAACCGAGACAACCAACAACCTCGTGTCGTGGGATAACGTCGACTACTACGAGGAAGGCGGCTTCCGGATCGACTTTATCCCAAACAGCGGTTCGGCCGGTTTCGCCAGCCACATCGGCAACTACTACGGTGCCGGCAACGACGTCATTCACATTCACTGGGCTACAGGCGACTTTGGCGGCGTCACGGCTGTCGAAATCACCAAGATCGGCGGCGGCGCGTTTGATATCAACTACTTCGACCTGACATCCAACACCGATACGGGCGGCTCGTTTGCGAGCGGCAATGAACTCGCCTGGGTCGAAGGTTTCCTCGCCGGCAACCCCGTCGCCGGCCCCTTCCTGCTGCCGCAGGAGGACTGGGGCTTCCCGGCGACGCAGGTGGGCCTGGGGGCCGCGTTTGACAACGTGGACATGGTTCGCTTTTACGTCACCAACACCGTCGATTGCTTCGGAATGGACCAGTTTTTCATCGATGAAGTACCGGAGCCGGCAAGCCTTGGCTTGTTCGCGCTGGCGGGCTGTCTCGCCCTGCGGCGGCGACGAAGCCGCTGTTAA
- a CDS encoding S9 family peptidase — protein MFRCTVRRFVVALFPLVALSAPAAAEPHPFSIHDMLAMKRIGAPALSPDEQRIVFTLRTTDLEANKGRTDLWIVDVDGENLRQLTTHPDADGSPQWSRDGKFIYFLSSRGGSSQVWRISPDGGEATQVTTQPLDVAGFLLSPDGRHLALAMEVYPDLRKPAETKARLDEVAKKKSSGRIYDRLFFRHWDTWKDGRRSHLFIVPVDDRGRAVDDEVVDLTAGMDADIPSKPFGGMEEIAFSPDNKQIVFAARDVGRNEAWSTNLDLFVATVDGKDLPRRLTKDNEATDTAPVFSPDGKALAYLAMSRPGYEADRQQIMLMDWPGGKPMVLAESWDRSASEIAWAADGRSLFVTAQNLGQHSLFHIDLVTQEVKPVVWEGTVHNPMPARDRVYYTLNSLTSPAELMSATLAGKDVRAVTKINAPMLAAAKLGDPEQFAFEGAGGDQVYAYVVKPADFDPGKKYPVAFLIHGGPQGSFGNDFHYRWNPQAYAGAGYAAVMVDFHGSTGYGQAFCDAIRGDWGGKPLEDLKLGLEAALKRYPWMDGERVAALGASYGGYMINWIAGNWPDRFKCLVCHDGNLCERMAYFDTEELWFPEWDHMGNPWDNPEHYEKHNPINHVGKWKTPMLVIHGGQDFRVVETQGMSTFTALQRRGIPSKFLYFPDENHWVLKPANSILWHETVLGWLDQWTKE, from the coding sequence ATGTTTCGCTGCACCGTCCGCCGATTCGTCGTTGCCCTCTTTCCGCTTGTCGCCCTGTCGGCGCCGGCCGCCGCAGAGCCGCATCCGTTCAGCATTCACGACATGCTGGCGATGAAGCGAATCGGTGCGCCGGCCCTGTCGCCCGATGAACAGCGCATCGTCTTCACGCTTCGCACGACGGATCTCGAAGCCAACAAGGGCCGCACCGATCTCTGGATTGTGGATGTGGATGGCGAAAACCTCCGCCAACTCACCACTCATCCCGACGCCGACGGCAGCCCGCAATGGAGCCGCGACGGGAAGTTCATTTACTTCCTCTCCTCGCGCGGCGGGTCGTCGCAGGTCTGGCGCATCTCGCCCGACGGCGGCGAAGCAACGCAAGTCACGACTCAACCGCTCGACGTCGCGGGGTTTCTGCTCTCGCCCGACGGCAGACACCTGGCCCTCGCGATGGAAGTCTATCCCGACCTGCGAAAGCCGGCGGAGACCAAGGCCCGCCTCGACGAAGTGGCGAAGAAAAAGTCGAGCGGACGTATCTACGATCGTCTCTTTTTTCGCCACTGGGACACCTGGAAGGACGGGCGACGCTCGCACCTCTTCATCGTTCCAGTCGATGACAGGGGCCGCGCCGTCGATGACGAGGTCGTGGACCTCACCGCCGGCATGGACGCCGACATCCCCAGCAAGCCTTTCGGCGGCATGGAGGAGATCGCCTTCTCGCCCGACAACAAGCAAATTGTCTTTGCGGCGCGCGATGTCGGACGCAACGAGGCGTGGTCGACCAACCTCGATCTGTTCGTCGCGACCGTCGACGGAAAGGACTTGCCTCGTCGGCTGACGAAGGACAACGAAGCGACGGACACGGCGCCCGTCTTCTCGCCCGATGGCAAAGCACTGGCCTACCTCGCCATGTCGCGCCCGGGCTATGAGGCCGATCGCCAGCAGATCATGCTGATGGACTGGCCGGGCGGCAAGCCGATGGTACTGGCCGAGTCGTGGGATCGCTCGGCGTCGGAGATTGCGTGGGCGGCGGATGGGCGCAGCCTGTTCGTCACGGCGCAGAACCTCGGGCAACATTCGCTGTTCCACATTGATCTCGTGACGCAAGAGGTCAAGCCTGTTGTGTGGGAAGGGACGGTGCACAACCCGATGCCCGCCAGGGATCGCGTGTACTACACGTTGAACAGCCTCACGTCGCCCGCCGAACTGATGAGCGCGACGCTCGCAGGAAAGGATGTTCGCGCGGTGACGAAGATCAACGCGCCGATGCTGGCGGCGGCGAAACTCGGCGATCCGGAACAGTTCGCCTTCGAGGGCGCGGGCGGCGATCAGGTCTATGCGTACGTCGTCAAACCGGCAGATTTCGACCCGGGGAAAAAATACCCCGTCGCCTTCCTGATTCACGGCGGGCCGCAAGGCTCCTTCGGCAACGACTTCCACTATCGCTGGAACCCGCAGGCATACGCGGGTGCGGGCTATGCGGCTGTCATGGTCGATTTCCACGGTTCAACGGGCTACGGCCAGGCGTTCTGCGATGCGATCCGCGGAGACTGGGGCGGCAAGCCGCTGGAAGATCTGAAGCTGGGCCTTGAGGCGGCACTGAAGCGCTACCCGTGGATGGACGGTGAACGCGTCGCGGCGCTGGGGGCGTCGTACGGCGGGTACATGATCAACTGGATCGCCGGCAACTGGCCCGATCGGTTCAAGTGTCTGGTCTGCCACGACGGGAACCTGTGCGAGCGGATGGCGTACTTCGACACCGAGGAACTTTGGTTCCCCGAATGGGATCACATGGGCAATCCGTGGGACAACCCCGAGCATTATGAGAAACACAACCCCATCAACCACGTCGGCAAGTGGAAGACGCCCATGCTGGTCATCCACGGCGGCCAGGACTTCCGCGTCGTCGAGACGCAGGGCATGTCGACGTTCACCGCGCTCCAGCGCCGCGGCATTCCGAGCAAGTTTCTTTACTTCCCCGATGAGAATCACTGGGTGCTCAAGCCGGCCAACAGCATTCTCTGGCACGAGACGGTCCTCGGCTGGCTGGACCAGTGGACGAAGGAGTAG